In Triticum urartu cultivar G1812 unplaced genomic scaffold, Tu2.1 TuUngrouped_contig_4253, whole genome shotgun sequence, a genomic segment contains:
- the LOC125527565 gene encoding photosynthetic NDH subunit of lumenal location 3, chloroplastic-like yields MDEGMELKGCVCRIKSCAGQLLSMEEDLVTDLDDDSWDLVWRDLRLKATFLYIDLSRVISRSENDERRKALTLLANKFFYCTDELCDAVTSRSVPVVKMCYNDTAQALRELLAALAPPQ; encoded by the exons ATGGATGAAGGGATGGAGCTCAAGGGGTGCGTTTGCCGGATCAAGAGCTGCGCCGGCCAACTTCTGTCGATGGAGGAGGATCTGGTGACTGATCTGGACGATGACTCATGGGACTTGGTCTGGAGGGACCTCCGCCTGAAGGCTACCTTCTTGTACATTGATCTGAGCCGTGTGATCTCCCGAAGTGAGAACGATGAGCGCAGGAAGGCGCTCACCCTTCTCGCCAACAAATTCTTCTACTGCACGGATGAG CTATGCGATGCGGTGACGAGCCGAAGCGTCCCCGTCGTGAAGATGTGCTACAACGACACCGCTCAGGCTCTCCGTGAGTTGCTCGCGGCCCTTGCGCCGCCGCAGTAG